The region GCTCCCCTAAGATTTCTCGATGTTTTGAAGGGGGATatccagaaattttgacaaaaaatctcaaaaataatttgtttctagattttaatgcagatggatgcagaatcgatccacaaatcgtttaaggtattccgctcaaggatctgaTAATTATTAACAGAGATATGGCTATCtatgtgggccatattgagCTCCCATTGATTTTGAAGGGGGACATCCagaattttgacaaaaaatctaaaaaataatttgtttccagattttgatggagatggatgcagaatcgatccacaaatcgtttaaggtattccgttcaaggaTCTGATAattattggcagagatatggctaTCTGTGTGGGGCATATTGAGCTCCCCATGGATTTCtcgacattttgaaggggGACATCCATAAAATTAGACTTAGAGCCATTGGACTTCTCTTTAATGGTTTTGCCACGATGCCAATTAAATTGTTCCAATTTTGAACTTGAGGAACGTCCAGCTTCCGTTAATCCCAGCACTTGAATCTTTTTAGAGCTGAGCTCTTGTCTGTCAATTACCATTTACATTGCTGTTAGTTAGTTGACGTCGAGAAATGTTGTGTTTCGACCTCAGAAAAGGAAAACATGTGGCAGCCACAATGAACATGAATTTTAACTTGTCGTTTGTTGCATTTGTCAAAACTTGAAGTTCATGTGGCTGTCGTGCTCTCACAGAGCCATGGCTATATCCTTGGTTCCTGTTCGCTATTGACTGAGATCCGAGCTAAGCTCGTTCGCACTTGGACGAAAATGTTTGATGTCCTCTTAGTCCTTGGCTGCAGAGTGCCCTGTCTCTTTCTGAACTGCTCAGCCCGTCTCTTTCGCGCGCCGCAGCAAAGTTTGTGTGTGCTCTGTTTTAGAATTTGCGGTCTGCCTTTCTGATTGTTGGCCACGCCCTCCGGTCCCCACCTGGGTTTCCTGGTTCCATGATCCCTGCTGCTCTATGTGGGCCAACTTTTTGAAACTGTGCCAGCTTTTGGCTTGTTTCGGCCTGATAActtcatcatcgtcatcgtcctcGTCAACGTCGTCCCCGTCGTCATCGTCATTCTCGTTTTCATTCAAGTGGAACCGAAAAAATgatgctccaaaaaaaaagaaacaaagaaaatgaaaactcGTTGGCCAAATGTTTTGTCATGATTTTCCTCCTCTCTGTGTAAGGCTATATATAGTCTACATAGATAGCTCCAGTTTACCGTTTTTGAGGTCCTTTTTATAAAGTCCGACTTGAGTCAATgaaggacaaaaaaaaacccgacTGAGTGTGCACATCACTTGGTCGGAATTATCGGAAATAGGAGAGTCATAACTCCAAGCTCAAAGAAAATAATTCcttttttgaacaaaaaatagaGTAAGCTGAATTAAAACTACCCGGAATGGTTAGTCTATCCAGCTAGTCCAGCTCACCTGTGCTCTATTTTCCACCTGATGGCTaatggctttttgttttgcacTTTTCCCGGCTTTgagtaattaaatttatggATGCATAAAATGGCAACCTGTTCGATCTCCCGGCCTGCTGTTCAAATGTTTGACTTTTTCGACCATGTCCATAAACGCATGTGCCTCCCTCCGTCCAGCTGTCCATTTTGGGCCACATCCAATGTGCGGCTTACTGgctgttattattgttgctgttgataTTTCTGGGAGTAGTGGTCGtagtggtggtgctgctgctttGCTGGCTATTAATTTCGAGTGGTTCGGTTCACTTTTGGGCCCATGTGTACACATGTTCGGCTTGTAAAAATGTCATGTTAATTTGTGGATTGTGCGCCCAAAGTGGAGCACCGAAAGAGATCCCATACCCGGGTAAAGGCATGCAAATAAATGTCTCGCACAAGTCCACCAcccagcccagcccagccACCCACCAGCCATCCACACAGAGAGCCACTTTCACCCACACAAGAGTCGCCCACGCATTCGGAGGAAGCTTGGCTTTGGAGACGGGCTTTTTGCAGATTTATGAGTGAATCTGATAAGTGCTGCCAATAAATTTTCGGACAACAATTTACAATGTTCGGCCCATGTTCGGTGCCCTGCCCCGCCGTTTCCAAGGGGGAGCCGACTGAGAATAAAATTGGGTCTGGCCCTGGGCTGGGCCGTgtattttgggttattttaTTGCAATTTACTGGATGGAAAGTGGGTAGGACCAGGGACAGGGACGTGGCAAACAAAAGAACAGATTAGACATCTGTGGAGTAGGGAGGGTAAGTCAAAAATTGAAGACTATTCCCCTTCTGGCTTTATTCGAAAAGTTTCCCCCACATTTGGATCTCCaactaaatattatttaataaagtttttcaTTACTGGGAGTTCCCTCAGAACGCTTCTGCCTaattattctattttttgggGACTTGCCGCAAAGTTCCGGCAGGAGCTCGCCAACGAACacagtgcgtatacgtaatgtaaTCACAAACACACTCGCCAGAAGCATCAACAAAAATCCAACAATGGCAACAAACCACAGAGAAATCAGTGAATTATACAACATTTAAGCAAACATAGAATGCCAACGCTTGTTGGTCCGGGAATGCATAGAAATCCTGCAGAATTAAGTTAAGGCGCTTCCGAGCCCCTCTCTGCTTGTACCGCTACCCCCGCCCCCCCTCTATGGAAAGCACAATGCCACGACCAAGAAGAAGAGcaagttggccaaaaacttTACACACACAGAGACCAAAAAAGGGTTGCGGGGGCGGCAAGTGAGTGGCTGAAAGAAACCATCGCAGCAGAAGTGAAATAAAGTTGAATGTAAGCAAACAAGTTGAACCAACAAACCAAGTCTCTAATTGTGTTTGTGTGCGTGTGTCTGAgtgtctgtatgtgtgtgtgtgggcagAGTTGGTTGTGGGGCGTGGCCATGTGTTTCATGAGGCAAGCCGGAACGCACCACTTTGGtggaaacaaaatatgaaGAAACGGAGCCAACGGCCAAATTGGAGCTCCCCAGCAAAGGCAGTGAAAAGTCCGAGTCCAACAAGACGTGAAATGCAACTTTTTCGGCACAACGCTCAAACACAAAAGCCTGGCCAAAAAGCTGGGCCAGGACCCAACAAAAAGCCGGACAAATGTACAAAAGCCAAACACAAGAATGCCGAACGAGGAACAACGCAGGAGCTTGGCGGAGTGCTATTCCTATTGAATCCGTACAACTCTCCTGTATCCTTGCCATTTGGAGGATACTCGACGGGTGGCAGCTTGAGGTGCAACATTCCAGGAACTCGAGCAGGACCTCGGATTAAGCCTTACACGTTTGCCACTCAGGGTGGGGGAATAAAAACGAATGTCCGATGCtcttaaaatgtaattatgaAAATGGAAAGTCTTGATCCTTTTGTCGACTTTTTATTGGGGTAATTAAtagtcttttttttaaagattattttaaaaattttatcctGGAAGTAGAAACAGATAGACCCTAAGATTTCTATCAGACCTAGATCTAGGAACCTACAACAAGCCGGAATCGTGGAACAATCGCAAGAAAGACATGTGGAAATCCAAGCAATGGAGGAAGAAACAGCATTTGTTTATGTGGGACCAGGCATGATGTAAGAGTCCCTGCCACACCCGGACCCCGGCCGGCTGAAAGCGTTGAAATGGAACAAATGAACTAAGTCGAGAATTGCCAACTGCACACTTGAgtcacacaaacacacaaaagaGGTGGCAGCCTCGAGGAGAAGCCTGCTCCCCCCAAGGAGCAGCCCAAACAAATGATTCCACAAGAAAAGTTAAACTTGTAAATTCAAATTTCACATTTGTCTGGAATTCGCAATTACACTTTGGCAACAACAATGAAATATGTCCGCCCGCCATCACTACACCTGGCCGAAAGCGCCCGCCACCTCCTTCATGGCTCATTGTTCTGGCCTGGCAAATGGAGCATGGAGTGGCGGAGGAGCCAAAATGGTTGCCTCCTAAAGCATATTGTAATAAtccaaatgaaattaaatgtaCCGTAAACATTTCGAATTACAGAGCATCGGAAGCTTGAAGCTCCTAGCTGCTGCCACAAAGTAATAGCCACAACAAGAGATACCCTCCTCCTGGCTTACCCTGCCTTGAGCACATGCTGCTGTTGATATTCGCTCGTATCCGCGGCGTTACAGGGTATTGACACAAGCACAGTAGCCCCGGGAGCAGCAGGTGCAGGTATTGGCCCGAACGGCGAGACAATAAAAATGCTCGTTATTGCAGATGCCAGGCATGGCCAGAATTTGTATTGGTAATAGAGTGCAGGGGGGGAGGGCTAGCCAGTTGGCTGGTGAATGCAAATGGCtacatttttgggaggaattCTCGGAGAACCCATTAAAGGTTAAATAGGAAAAAGGTTACTTTGTTAATGCAGACTGCAGGCTGTTTAGAATTATTCAGGGAATACCCGTCGTCGAGGCCCAAGGGTATCGATCATCATTCCAGCCATAATCACAACAAATTACCACCCACATTGAGCCAATCGCTGTAATAATATTTCAATCACCCGTTTTCCAGCCTCCCACTATCCATCACAATGGCcttcattaaattaaatgttgAAAAACAAGAAGGCCATCAGCCTAAGTAAAAGCCGGCCAAGAAAATTGCACATTTCACAAGTTTACGAACCACTAAACGGAGCCAAGTAGGTCCGAAGAGCCTTTTTGGCgaatttatttctaaaacaACTCTATCGCGATCACCTGGCGACGCTGTGCGGCCCCATAAAGCGCAGGATTTATTGGCCCAGTCGGCAACAATTTGACAAGCAAATTGCTATAATTTCTGGACATTGGGATGCAGTTGGCTTACATGCCGAAGCTGGCGGAGTTGGGGAAGAGAATCTTGTGTGGACATGGAGCCATGTCTGCGCTTTTTTCGCGCGTTTATCTGCGCAAATTTATGTAAGCGATAAAGCTGCAAAGACTACCGGACTGGACCCCTTCGTCTTTGGGATCTGGGATCGGGAATCTGGTATCTGGAAACTGGGAGGAGAATCCCAAACTTGGCCCAAGGCTAGCATCTAATTGCAGGCTATTCGGGTGGATCGCAGTCGTCCGTTAAATTGCCATAATTTCGTTGGCTTTACGAGCTGCCACAGAATCCCCACCTTCTGactttattcttttatttttttcccagCGACCACACATATCAGAATAATCAGAATAGTCGAATTTCGGTGATCATTTGTTGGGTTATTAAACTGCAATTAAATGACGTGACGTGTGGTCCGGCAAAAGTTACCAAAGACATAACCAAAGGGCTACAAAAATGGCAATCatcattaaaaatgcaaagaaGCATAAAATTGGCAAGACAGCCAGCGAGAATACAAATGATTTCCTCGCCGGCTATAATTCTGCCAGGGGCATCATCAAAAGGCAGCGATAAGGAAATGTTTTCCATTTCTTCTGCTGCTCGCCGGGTCGTAAAATTTCGTtgccataaaaattaaaagaaaatcacaatttttgttttgtttttttcggtTCTTCCctcatttttttaagtaaactttagcttttaaaataaaagtacgCTACAAGGACAGCGTCGGAACTTTATGGCGAATTTCGGACTAATTGTTGCTCATACAATTGGGAATTTGTGGTAGGGGCGGGGATTTGATGGCACTTAGAAAGCCGTTAATCCTAATTTTATGCACCTAGTCTGCTGGCCCGGCCGAGCCAATTTAATGGCTCACTTCCCCCGGCTCATAATAATGTTGGATTCCTTGCAGATTCATAAATTCAAGTTAGCCGGGAAAAAGAACGAAAAATAAAGTCGGGGTGGAGGAGGCGTTACACTAAACACAACTCCCTTTAGTAGTCTCCCATCTAACCTGACCGACTAGCCAACAAATGGtcatgaattttttattttgggacTAAAACAGGGTAATGGAAGGGTTTCAGGGGGATTTGGGACTTAAATAATCAAGAACTAATAGATTATTTTACAACAGTAACATTCAAAAAAAGCTTCCTTTCCAACACTGAAATTGATGACGATAGAAACAGAGATGATTATTCGATTGTGAGCTTGATTGGAAAAAAACACTTAGCAACACTGCAAAACGCATGTTAGTTCTCGTGAAAAATACTTACAAATTCTATAATCTCTTAAATTTGAGCTGTTTAAAATGTCGTTGTTCTCGAATCATACCTTGAGTCTTACCTCTGTGAGTTTCTTTGCGATTAGTTAAcccaataattattaaaacgCCTTTTTTAGCTGACCATCAGGGAGTGCTTAGGCTGCGATAATGTCACCGTGACTTTCTCCAAGTCCGACAACGTGCACGTCCTCATCTACAACGCGTTTTATGCTCCGCCAAAGGACCAGCCAGCTGTGACTCCGGTGGCCCAGGCCATTCTCCTGTTGACCTCTCACATCTATGCCGACGCACACTTGGAGAATGCGCCTTTCCTTAAAACTGGAAATGGCTGGATCGTCTTGTGCTTCGAGATGATCCCCGAGGGGAGTGCAAATGGTGGCGAGGCTGCCGCTGAGGAGGACGAGGAAAGCGATCTGGAAATGGATCCATGCACCTCGCAGCAGGCACTGGAGCGAATGAGACAGCGGGAAGAACGGAAAGAGCGCCGACAGAGGGAGGCTGCCAGAAAGGCGCATCAATCGAACAGTATCCAGATTTACGCAAAGAGGCGCTTTGATGAGCTAGCCTACTTGGACAAGGTTTTTGTGGAGATCGATGAGGGCGAGCTGGAGATGATGACAGTCAAAGACTTTATAGACCAGTTCTTTGTGAATCCCAACCACTCGCAAACTTTTCTAGGGAAAGCCCACGAGAAGTACGGTGGCAACTGGCTAAATGTCATACGCAGCGATCGGAACGACACCAGTCACTTCACGTAAGTTTATCTGACCCTTTCTGTGAATTACCATCAGCACCTGACTCCACCTTCGTCTCCCAGTGACTCGGACAGCCCCTTTTTAAACTTTGTTAAGCTCTTTGATCGCTCCGCTGTGAAGCCTCACGACCTGACCTGCCAAGTGGGTAAACTCTACCTCGAGGTCAACGAGAAAGTGTGGGTCCAGGAGCGCAGATTCGTGCTCAACCTTTTCAACCAGGTCCGCCGCATCTTTGAGTTTATAACGAACAGC is a window of Drosophila bipectinata strain 14024-0381.07 chromosome 2R, DbipHiC1v2, whole genome shotgun sequence DNA encoding:
- the ord gene encoding protein ORD, translated to MSLFSNHTLSLTSLTIRECLGCDNVTVTFSKSDNVHVLIYNAFYAPPKDQPAVTPVAQAILLLTSHIYADAHLENAPFLKTGNGWIVLCFEMIPEGSANGGEAAAEEDEESDLEMDPCTSQQALERMRQREERKERRQREAARKAHQSNSIQIYAKRRFDELAYLDKVFVEIDEGELEMMTVKDFIDQFFVNPNHSQTFLGKAHEKYGGNWLNVIRSDRNDTSHFTDSDSPFLNFVKLFDRSAVKPHDLTCQVGKLYLEVNEKVWVQERRFVLNLFNQVRRIFEFITNSQHTVWFVLPDRQMKDTRMPMTLDDLDFSEVRYSIRATSDNTDVSCTDSNHSLKDILMVSFQLAFASNVRQSVVVLSHMEILSEYMTMQYISAQYMNDLFMEPNEPQWICHSYLQRIVNMAQFLNAIVLIEFPSAFTLLSGGRQLLKCYQRQVAEECVWDLFEDISKEDNFSVNNMKKHVDLQNHTE